One segment of Polypterus senegalus isolate Bchr_013 chromosome 8, ASM1683550v1, whole genome shotgun sequence DNA contains the following:
- the LOC120533712 gene encoding uncharacterized protein LOC120533712 produces the protein MQISNAQDIQKEMALMMSTYSKWGEDLMQVPITINVLGQLVEISASGDFALNKEKPLQYIKNHQSFHANALQMYDQCMKAFSTAHNNMEQISLYCRHIPQDVKKVIQTLMQGQQKINEVLLPVQMNKIVQVSQECLSLSESIQKDFTLGNNIIEELLENCKIRKMTLEDLRKRTDVDLVNANLRENYSREQTLHGCELLQQNEE, from the coding sequence ATGCAGATCTCGAATGCACAAGACATTCAAAAAGAAATGGCACTGATGATGAGCACCTATAGCAAATGGGGAGAAGACTTAATGCAAGTGCCAATAACTATTAATGTCTTAGGGCAATTAGTGGAAATCTCTGCATCAGGAGATTTTGCACTGAACAAAGAAAAACCCTTGCAGTATATTAAGAACCACCAGTCATTTCATGCAAATGCGTTACAGATGTATGATCAGTGCATGAAAGCGTTTAGCACTGCCCACAACAACATGGAGCAGATCTCATTGTACTGCCGGCACATTCCTCAAGACGTGAAGAAGGTCATCCAGACACTGATGCAAGGACAGCAAAAGATTAATGAAGTTTTGCTTCCTGTGCAGATGAATAAAATTGTGCAAGTTTCTCAAGAATGTTTAAGCctgtcagaaagtattcagaaagaTTTTACTCTGGGTAATAATATAATTGAGGAACTTCTCGAAAACTGCAAGATAAGAAAGATGACATTGGAAGATTTGAGGAAGAGAACAGATGTGGATCTGGTAAATGCTAATCTGAGGGAAAACTACAGCCGAGAACAAACATTACATGGCTGTGAGTTACTGCAGCAGAATGAAGAGTGA